The segment GTTGCTGCCGATCAGGCGCGCGTAGTCCTTGAAGGCATCGGCATAGCTGTCGTAGGCGCGGAACTTGGCCACCACCTTCTGCGGCTTACCGTCCACATACTCCGTGGTGGTGACCTCGGCCACCTTGCCGGTCCAGTTGGGCGTGGCCTTGATGCCGAAGATATTGTGCGAGGGCGTGCCGTCCTTGGCCGTGATCTCGCGCCGGCCCCAGCCCGACTCATGGGCGGCCTGGGCGATCATGAAGCTGGCCGGGATGCCGGTCTGGGCCTGGGCGGCGCGGGCCGCGTCGTCGTGCTTCTGGATGAAGCTCTGCACATGTGGGGCCACGTTCTTCTTGGCCAGGGCGGGCAGGGGCTGCAGGGTCTTGGCGGCGTCGGCCGTGCTCTTGTCGCTCACACCCATCTGGCGCTGCAGCTGGCGGGCGATGGCCTCGGACAGGCCGCCGGGCAGGCCGGTCATCTTGCCGGCGAACTGGGTGTCCAGCATCTCGGTGCCCAGCTGGGTGGCCGAGTTCTCCAGCATGCCCGAAGACAGGGTGGAGGCGCGCATGCTCTTCATCACCTCCTGCATGAAGAGGGACTCGAACTGGCGGGCCGTTTCCTTGATGCTGGATTTGGGGTCGCGGGCAGCGGCTGCGCGCAGCGCTTCGATGGAGCGGGTGTCGGTGCCGGTGGGGGCACTCAGGGTGTTGCGCAGGCTGCTCATCAGATCACCTCCAGCTCGGCCATGATGGCGCCGGCACTCTTCATGGCCTGCAGGATGGCCAGCAGATCCTGCGGGGTGGCGCCCATGGCATTGAGGGCCTTGACCACATCGGCCAGCTTGGTGCCGGCCGGCATATTGATCAAGGCACCGGGCTCCTGCTTGACGGAGATATCGCTCTTTTCCGCCACCACGGTCTGACCGCCCGAGAGCGCATTGGGCTGGCTGATGACGGGGTTGGTGCTGATGGTGACCGAGAGATTGCCATGCGCCACGGCGCAGGGCGCCAGGGTCACGGCCTGGTTCATCACCACCGAGCCGGTGCGGGCATTGATGACCACGCGGGCGGCCGGCACGGCCAGCTCCAGCGGCAGGTTCTCCATATCGGCCAGGAAGCTGACCCGATCGTCCGGGTTGCTGGGCGCACGCACCCGCACCACGCGGCCATCCAGGGCCTGGGCGGTGCCGGGGCCCTTGGCGCGGTTGATGGCGGCGGCCACGGCGCGGGCGGTGTTGAAGTCGGCGGCGTTGAGGTCGAGCTGGATGCTGTCGCCCATCTGCAGGGCGGTGGGCACGCTGCGCTCCACCATGGCGCCGCCGGGGATGCGGCCGGCGCTCAGGTGGTTGATCTGCACCTTGGAGCCGCCGGCCGAGGCCCCGGCCCCGCCCACGACCAGATTGCCCTGGGCGATGGCGTAGACCTGGCCGTCGGCGCCGCGCAGCGGGGTGGCGATCAGGGTGCCGCCGCGCAGGCTCTTGGAATTGCCCATGGAGGACACGACCACGTCCAGGGGCTGACCGGGCTGGGCAAAGGCGGGCAGCTGGGTGGTGACCATGACCGCGGCGATATTGCGCGGCTGCATGGTGACGCCCGGTGGCAGGACCACGCCAAATTGCTGCAGCATGGCGGCCAGGCTCTGGCCGGTGAAGGGGGCCTGGGTGGTCTGGTCGCCGGTGCCGTCGAGGCCGACCACCAGGCCGTAGCCGGTGAGGGGGTTGGAGCGCACGCCGGCGACGGCGGCAACTTCCTTGATACGGGTGGCCTGGGCCGGCAGGGCGGCCAGCGCGAGGCACAGGGCCAGCCCGCTCAATGCCGCAGTGGCAAGCCCGGACAGCGGCTTTGGCAGGAGGGGGATTCGGGTGGGCATGGCGGTTGCACGGTAGGTCTCGTGCAACCGATTCTGGGCAAACTTAAGTGGGCGAAAGACTCAAAAAGAAGCGGGACAACCAGCCTATTTGATGGGCTTGTTCCTGCGGGCCGCGGCCGCGCTGCTCCACCCGCACATTGGCGATCTGGGCGGAAGAGACGGTATTGCCCTGCTGGATGGCGCGCGGGTCCACCTGGCCGGAGAAGCGCAGCACATCCACATTGCTGTTCACGCCGATCTGCTTCTCGCCGGTGAGCATCAGGTGGCCGTTGGGCAGCACCGCGGTCACGACGGCGGTGATGGTGCCGTTGAACTCGTTGGTGTTCTGGTTGCTGCCCTTGCCGGCATTGGCCGAGGTGGAACTGGCACCCACGCTGGCGCGGCCGAAGGAATTGGGCGCGATGCCGGGCAGGGCGGTGATGCTGCCGCTCAGGCTGCCCTTGCGGTCCAGCGCACTGCTGGAGCTCTGGGTGGCGCTGATGCGCTCGACGATCTGGATGGTCACCGTGTCGCCCACCATGCGGGCGCGGTGGTCTTCGAACAGCGGCCGGTAGCTGACCTGCTGGTAGATGGCGCCGTTGACGGGGCCGGCATTGGGCTGCAGGGGGAGCTGCACCACCGGGGTGGTTTCCAGGTCCACGCGCGGCGTGGGCGGCACCACCGTGGCGCAGCCGCCCAGGGCGGCGGCCAGGGTCAGCAGGATCAGGCTAGGGCGGCGGCTCATGGCGGGGCTCCTCAAATCTGGGCGAGCTTTTGCAGCATCTGGTCCGAGGTCTGCACGGCCTTGGAGTTGAGCTCGTAGGCGCGCTGGGTCTGGATCATCTGCACCAGCTCCTCCACCACATTGACGTTGGAGGTTTCGACAAAGCCCTGCTGCAGGGCACCCATGCCGTTGGCATTGGGGGCGCCGGCGTTGGGGGCGCCGGAGGAGGCCGTCTCGGTGAACAGGTTCTGGCCGCGCGGCTCCAGGCCGGCCGGATTGATGAAGTTGGCCAGCTGGATCTGCCCGAGGTTCTGCGGCTGGGCATTGCCGGGCACGGTGACGGTGACCGTGCCGTCGGCGCCCACCGTCAGGCTCTGGGCATTGGCCGGCACGGTGATGCCGGGCAGCAGGGTGTAGCCGTTGTTGGTGACGATCTGGCCGTTGGCGTCCAGCTGGAAGCTGCCGTCGCGGGTGTAGGCCGTGGTGCCGTCGGGCTGCTGGATCTGGAAGAAGCCATTGCCCTTGATCGCCAGGTCCAGATTGTTGGTGGTCTGCTGCAGATTGCCCTGGCTGAAGATGCGCGAGGTGGCCACGGCGCGCACGCCCAGGCCCACCTGCAGGCCGGTGGGCAGCTGGGTCTGCTCGGTGGTGTTGGCGCCGGTCTGGCGCAGGTTCTGGTAGATCAGATCCTCGAACACCGCGTGCGAGCGCTTGTAGCCATTGGTGGCCACGTTGGAGAGGTTGTGGGAGATGGTGTCCAGCTGGGTCTGCTGGGCTTCCATGCCGGTCTTGGCAATCCAGAGCGAGCGAATCATGGCGGCAATCCTTAGGTGGTGCCCAGCAGCTTGGCGGACTGCTGGCCCTGGGTCTGAGCGATCTGCAGCAGCTTCATCTGCTGTTCGAACTGGCGGGCGGCAGCGATCATGCTGACCATGGTCTCCACGGCGCTGACATTGCTGCCTTCCAGCGCCCCGTCCTGCAGCCGGGCGGCGGGATCGGCCGGCAGGTCACCATCGGCGGCACGGAACAGGCCGTCCTCGCCGCGGGTCATCTTGGCCTCGGGCGTGACCAGCTTGAGCCGGCCGACGTTGACCGGATTGCCGGTGGGCAGCTTGGCGGTGAGGGTGCCGTCGCTGCCGATCTGCAGCGTGCTGTCGGGCGGCACATTGATGGGGCCGCCATCGCCCAGCACCTGCAGGCCGTTGCGCAGCACCAGCAGGCCCTCGGCATTCACGTCCAGGGCGCCGGCGCGGGTGTAGGCCTCGGTGCCGTCCAGCCCCTGCACGGCGAGCCAGGCATTGCCCTGCATGGCCACGTCCAGATTGCGGCCGGTGGCGTTGATCACGCCGGGGGCGTCGTTGTAGCCGATGGTGGTTTCCAGGGCGTAGGCGCGGGTGGTGGCGCCGTCGCCGCGCACCGGCACGGCCCGGAAGGCCTGCAGCTCGGCGCGGAAGCCATTGGTGGAGACATTGGCCAGGTTGTGGGACAGCACGTCCTGGCGCTGCATGGCCGCCTTCGCGCCGGCCATGGACAGGTAGATCATGCGGTCCATCTGGAGCCTCCGTCAGTCGCGGCCTGCGTCAGCGCAGGTTCACCAGGGTCTGCAGCACCTGGTCCTGGGTCTTGATGGTCTGGGCATTGGCCTGGTAGACGCGCTGGGCGGTCACCATATTCACCAGCTCGGCGGTCAGGTCGATGTTCGACTCTTCCAGGGCGCCGGCCTGCAGCTTGCCCATATTACCGTCGGTGGGCGTGCCCACCACCGGGTCGCCCGAGGTGAAGGTGCGGGCCCAGACATTGCCACCCAGGGGCTGCAGGCCCTGCGGGTTGCGGAAGGTGGCCAGCTCCACCTGGCCGGCGGGCTTGGACTCGCCGTTGGAGTAGCGGGCGGTGACGATGCCGTTGGACTCCACCACGATGCCGCTGAGCTGGCCGGGGGCGTAGCCGTCCTGGCTGAGGTCGGTCACGGCGAAGGTGGAGCCGTTCTCGGTGGCGCCCAGGATGTCGAAGGCGATGCCAGGGGTGGTGGTGACGGTCTGGTCGATGGGAATGCCCAGGGTGGGCGCGCCCGCCGCATTCACGCCCGGGGGCACCTGCAGGTTCAGCTTGGTGCTGGGCGAGACCGGCTTGCCGCCCTGGGGCAGGAAGGTCATCTGCGTGTAGGGCGTGGTGGGGTTGTTGTTGGCGTCCAGCGCGATGGGGTTGCCAGCGGCGTCGACCTTGACCGGGGTGCCGTTGGCCGTGGCATAGACGTTGTAGACCGTGTTGCCGGCGGCGTCGCGGGTGGCGGCGCGCTGGAAGTACAGGGTCAGGGCCACGGGCTGGCCCTTGGCGTCAAACACCGTCATCGAGGTGGCGTTGTTGTAGGTCGCCGGGTTGTTGAGCGTGATGCCGGTGATCTCGGTGCCCGCGGCGTCCTTGGGGGCGGTGGGCTTGGCGCGGGAGTCCAGATTGAACTCCATCTTGATATTGGCGCTGACCTTGGGGTCGATGCCCTTGGTGGGCAGTTGCAGGGGCTGGGCCAGACCGGGCTGGATCACGCCCGTGCCGTCGGCCGGGTAGCCCAGCAGCTGCAGGCCGTCGTTGTTGACGATGTAGCCGGTGCGGTCCACCTTGAACTGGCCGTTGCGCGTGTACATGGTGGGGCTCTTGCCGTCGCTGAGCTGGAAGAAGCCCGCGCCGTTGATGGCCATGTCCATGGGGTTCTCGGTGGTGGTGATATTGCCCTGCGTGAACTGCTGGGCCACCGCCTGCAGGGTGGTGCCAATGCCCACATTGTTGGTGCCGGCGCCGTTCAGGGCCGTGGCATACATATCGGCAAACTCGGCGCGCGAGGCCTTGACGCCGAAGGTGTTGGCGTTGGCCACGTTGTTGCCGATGACTTCCAGGTTCTTGCTGGAGGCATTGAGACCGGAGAGACCTTGTTGGAAGCTCATGGTGATTCCTTGAACGGGAAAGGGGCGGGCCTCAGTCGATCAGCTTGACGGCGCTGTAGTCGACCATGCCCATGCCGGCCAGCTTGACCTGGAAGCGTGCGCCGTTGGTGTTGATGGCCACCACCTTGTCGGTGGCGTAGGCGGTGGTGGCCACGTCCTTGCCGGAGCGGGTGGCGACCACGCGGAACTTGAGGTTGTCGTAGCCCACGGCCTTGTCGGCCGGCCACTCGAACTTCTGCAGGCCGGCGCTCTGGGCGCCGAGCTCCTTGGTGTCGATCACGGAGCCGGAGGGGCTGAGCACCTCCAGGCGCACCCGGTCGGCGGCGCCGGCCAGGTCGTAGGCGCCCTTGCCCGTCTTGGTGCCGTTGACGTCGCTGAGCACCAGGTTGTTGCCGGCCAGGGTCACATCGCGGCCCACCAGGGCCACGCTTTGCAGGGCCTGCATCTGGGTGAACTGCGAGCCGAGGGACTCGATGCTCTTGCTCAGGGTGCTGATGCCCGAGACGGTCTGGATCTGGGCCATCTGGCTGGTGACCTGGGCGTTGTCCAGTGGGTTCATCGGGTCCTGGTTCTGCATCTGCGCGACCAGCAGCTTGAGAAAACGGTCCTGGGTGTCCACCGCGTTCTTGCTGACGGCCGTGCCCTTGCCATTGCTCAGGGTCTGGTTGAGGCTGGTGACGTCCATGCTTGTGACTCCGCTTCAGCTGTCCGCTCAGGACTGGCCCATCTGCAAGGTCTTGAGCAGCAGGTTCTTTGCCGTGCTCATGACCTCGACGTTGTTCTGGTAGGAGCGCGAGGCCGAGATCATGTTGACCATCTCCTCCACGCTGTTGACGTTGCTGTAGGTGACATAGCCTTCGGCATCGGCCTGCGGATGCTTGGGGTCGTGCACGCGGCGGCCCGGGCTCTGGTCTTCGGTGATCTGCGAGACCCGCACGCCGGCGGTGCCCAGGTTGTTGCCCGCACCCAGGAGGGCGGTCTGGAACACGGTCTGGCGCGCCTTGTAGGCCTGGCCGTCGGGGCCGGCCACGGTGTCGGCATTGGCCAGATTGCTGGCCACCACATTCAGGCGCTGGCTCTGGGCGCTGACGGCGCTGCCGGAGATGCCAAAGATCTGGAACATGGACATGGCGCGGGCTCCTGGATGAAATCAGGCCGATCAGGCCGCGTTATGCGACTTCATCGCGTCCAGCGTGGTGCGCACGCTGCCATTGATGAAACGCAGCGTGGCCTCGTACTTGACGGTGTTGTCCACGAAGTTGGCGCGCTCGCGGTCCATGTCCACCGAATTGCTGTCCAGATTGGTCTGGGCGGCGGTGGAGTAGAGCTTCTCGCTGTCGCCGCGGGCGCCGGCCAGGGGCGCCATATGGCCGGCGCTGGTGGTGTTGAGCGCACCGGGAACGGCCGCCGTGCCCGTGGCTTCGCGCAGCGCCCGTGCAAAGTCCATGTCCCGGGCCTGGTAGCCCGGGGTGTCGGCATTGGCAATATTGCTGGCGAGCTGGCGCTGGCGCTCCGAGCGCAGGCTCAGGGCCTGTGCCTGGAAATTCAGTGCATCGGTCAGTCGGTTGATCATGGTGCGAGCCCTCCGTACAGCGGTGGCAGCTTGGCGATTGAATGGGATTGTGTTGGGCAGGTCGGAAAACATGAGCGGGAAAAGCGTGGGCTTTGCTGCGCATTTCGGCCCTAAAGAAACAGGCGCCGGGCCCTAAAGTGGCTGCCATGGATCAAAACGCCCAAGCTCCCGCCGGTGCCCCGCAGCACCGCCGACCGAGTCCGCGGCGCGCCCGGCTTGCCCTGGCGCTGCTGCTGACCGGTGGGGGGCTGGCTGCCCAGGCCCAGCAGGCCCAGGTGCTGGCGCCCGAGCTGCTGAGCCATGTGCAGCAGCTGGCGCTCTCCGGCGCCCGGGCCGGCGCGCCGGACGGGGCGAGGGTGGAGGTGCAGCTGGGCCAGCTTGATGCCCGCCTGCGCCTGGCCCCCTGCCGCCAGGTCCAGCCCTATCTGCCGCCCGGCCTGCGCATGTGGGGCAAGACCCGCATCGGCCTGCGCTGCCTGGACGGCGCCCAGGCCGGCAGCGGCGCGGCCCGCTGGAATGTGACCCTGCCGGTGCGCGTGCTGGTGCATGCCCGCGCCGTGGTGGCGGCCCAGGCTTTGCCGGCGGGCACGGTGCTGGCGCCCGAGCTGCTGCAGACCGCCGAGGTCGATATCGCCGGTGAGGGCGGCCAGGTCTTCATGGAGATTGCCGCCCTGGAAGGGCGCAGCCTGCAGCACCCCCTGACGCCCGGCGAGGCGGTGCGCAGCACCGATCTCAAGGCCCGGCGCTGGTTTGCCGTGGGCGAGCGGGTGCAGGTGCTGGCCAGCGGGCCGGGTTATGCCATCAGTGGCGAGGCCCAGGCCCTGGAGCCCGGTCTGGAAGGCCAGGAGGTGCGTGTTCGCTTTGAGAACGGACGCACCGTCACGGGGCGCGCCGTGGGCGAGCGCCGGGTGGAGGTGTTCCTGTGAACCCCCTCACTTCCGTGGAATTGTCTAAAGTCCCGGCGCAACGGGTCGATACACCGAGCAACCTGGACGGTTTTCGGACCGGCCCGAGCTTTGGAGATCAACATGAAAATCGGTAACAGCCCCGAAAAGATGGCCTCGACGCCAGTCGGGACCAACGGTGCCGCCGACGCTGCCCGCCCAGGCGCCAAGCCGGCTGCCAGCACGGCCGCCGGCAAGGGCCCCGAGGCCAGCGCCCAGATCAATCTGTCCAGCACGGCCAACGCCATGCTGTCCGGTGTGCCGGGCGACGGCAGCTTCGACGCCGAGAAGGTGGGCCGCATCTCGCAAGCCATCTCCGAAGGGCGTTTCAGCATCAATGCCGACGCGATCGCCGACAAGCTGATCGCCAACGCGCAAGAAATGCTGTCGCGCGCCGCGCCGCACTGAGTCACAGCACCGGCCCTGCCGGACTGAGCCCCAGAACCTCCCATCAGCCGAACGAGATCAACGCCTGCGGCGGATACCGTTATGCACGCCTTGCCCCCCATCGACACGAATCAAGCGCCCGACGCGGCCCTGGGCCAGGCCCTGGAGCAGCCGCTGCTGGCCGTGGAAAGCTGCCTGAACCTGCTGGGCGAGGCCTTGCTGCGTCGTGACAGCCAGGCCATCGAGCTGCATGCCAGCGCCCTGCATCAGGCCCTGGCCGAGGCCATCGCCATGTTCAGCGAAGCGGCCCGGGCCGGCCAGGTGCCCCCCAGCCTGCGCAACCGCCTGGTCCAGGCCGGCGGCCGCGTGGCCGCTCAGCGCGAGTCCCTGGCCCGGGCTACCGCGGCCCTGGACCGCGCCATCGATGTGCTGATGCCCGGCGAGGCCACGGGCCTGTATTCCGCCCTGGGCAAGAGCGAGCGCAAGAGCCTGGGCGGCGGGTCCTACCAGGCCTGATTCCCCGTTCCTCTCCCTGCAACAAAGCCACCCTCGGGTGGCTTTTTTGCGTCTGTCTTTCTTGCGTCGTCAGCTGGTGGCCTTGCGGCGCACGCAGTCCAGATAGGCGTGGCCGTCGGGCGGCAGGCCGCTGCGCTGCGAGGCCCAGATCATCTCGCCCAGGCAATCCATGGCCGCATGCTGGGCCTCATGGGCCGAGTTGCGCCGGGCGGCCAGCAGGTCCAGGGCCTGACGGATGCCCGTGGGCTGGTCGATGGAGTGCTGCTCGCTGATGGTCAGGTGCATGGACAGGTGCAGAAAGGGATTGGTGCGGCCTTCCTCCACCGTGTAGACGGCGTTGACCGCGGCCTCCTCGTCGGCCAGCTCGGCGTGGTACTCCGGATGCTCGTCAATCCAGCGGGCGGCCAGGGCTTCCATGGGGATCAGGGGGCTGCCATCACGCAGCTTGCGGTAGGTGGCGCAGAAGAAGCGGCGCACCTCGATTTGGGAGGGGGCGAACATGGCCCGATTGTCGCAGCCCCGCCCTGCGCGCGCCGCCGGCTGTGCTCAAGACCCCGCCGGGCCGCCCGTCTCGCCGGGGGGCGTGGCCGCCGGGCTGTTCCAGGAATGCGGGGCGCGGCGTCGCGCCTGGCGCTCCTGGGCCAGCAGCTCCTCCAGCTGCTGGCGGCCGTTGCGCGTGATCTCGAAGACCTTGGCCGGATCGTGGCGGTGGTGGATCAGGCGCTCGATCTGCTCCAGGCTGTGGTGGCGGAAGCGCCAGGCCAGCTTGCGCGCCTCGTGCGGCTGCAGGCCCAGCAGCTCCAGCACGCTGCGCGCGCTCATCAGGGCCGAGTCCAGGGTCTCGCGCTCGATCAGGCTGACGCCGCGCTCGCGCAGATCGAAGTAATGCTGCAGATTGCGGGCCCGGGCCACGACCTGCAGCTGCGGGAAGTGTTCGCGCGCTAGGCTGGCGATCTCCAGGCTGTGGCCCACATCGTCCACTGCGATCACCAGGATGCGCGCCTGTTCGGCCCCGGCGGTGCGCAGCAGGTCCAGGCGCGTGGCGTCACCAAAGAAGACCCGCCAGCCAAAGCGCCGCAGCAGGGCCACGGCCTCGGCATCATGGTCCAGCACCGTGGCCTCGAAGCCGTTGGCAAAGAGCAGGCGACCCACGATCTGGCCGTAGCGGCCGAAGCCCGCGATGATGATGGGCGCCTGCTGCGGATTGCGCAGCTGGGCCTCCTCGGGCGCACTGCGGCGCGCCAGCTGGGAGGCCAGCAGGCGGTCGCTGGCCAGCAGCAGGGCGGGGGTGCAGGCCAGGGACAGCGCCACGGCCGCCACCAGGGCCGAGTTCTGGCCGGCCGTGATCAGGCCGGCCTGCTGGGCCAGC is part of the Shinella sp. XGS7 genome and harbors:
- the flgJ gene encoding flagellar assembly peptidoglycan hydrolase FlgJ, producing MSSLRNTLSAPTGTDTRSIEALRAAAARDPKSSIKETARQFESLFMQEVMKSMRASTLSSGMLENSATQLGTEMLDTQFAGKMTGLPGGLSEAIARQLQRQMGVSDKSTADAAKTLQPLPALAKKNVAPHVQSFIQKHDDAARAAQAQTGIPASFMIAQAAHESGWGRREITAKDGTPSHNIFGIKATPNWTGKVAEVTTTEYVDGKPQKVVAKFRAYDSYADAFKDYARLIGSNDRYRDVVAKAQAGGGAETFAQGLQKAGYATDPEYASKLAKVINTTVRVQRALA
- a CDS encoding flagellar basal body P-ring protein FlgI; the protein is MPTRIPLLPKPLSGLATAALSGLALCLALAALPAQATRIKEVAAVAGVRSNPLTGYGLVVGLDGTGDQTTQAPFTGQSLAAMLQQFGVVLPPGVTMQPRNIAAVMVTTQLPAFAQPGQPLDVVVSSMGNSKSLRGGTLIATPLRGADGQVYAIAQGNLVVGGAGASAGGSKVQINHLSAGRIPGGAMVERSVPTALQMGDSIQLDLNAADFNTARAVAAAINRAKGPGTAQALDGRVVRVRAPSNPDDRVSFLADMENLPLELAVPAARVVINARTGSVVMNQAVTLAPCAVAHGNLSVTISTNPVISQPNALSGGQTVVAEKSDISVKQEPGALINMPAGTKLADVVKALNAMGATPQDLLAILQAMKSAGAIMAELEVI
- a CDS encoding flagellar basal body L-ring protein FlgH codes for the protein MSRRPSLILLTLAAALGGCATVVPPTPRVDLETTPVVQLPLQPNAGPVNGAIYQQVSYRPLFEDHRARMVGDTVTIQIVERISATQSSSSALDRKGSLSGSITALPGIAPNSFGRASVGASSTSANAGKGSNQNTNEFNGTITAVVTAVLPNGHLMLTGEKQIGVNSNVDVLRFSGQVDPRAIQQGNTVSSAQIANVRVEQRGRGPQEQAHQIGWLSRFFLSLSPT
- the flgG gene encoding flagellar basal-body rod protein FlgG, which encodes MIRSLWIAKTGMEAQQTQLDTISHNLSNVATNGYKRSHAVFEDLIYQNLRQTGANTTEQTQLPTGLQVGLGVRAVATSRIFSQGNLQQTTNNLDLAIKGNGFFQIQQPDGTTAYTRDGSFQLDANGQIVTNNGYTLLPGITVPANAQSLTVGADGTVTVTVPGNAQPQNLGQIQLANFINPAGLEPRGQNLFTETASSGAPNAGAPNANGMGALQQGFVETSNVNVVEELVQMIQTQRAYELNSKAVQTSDQMLQKLAQI
- the flgF gene encoding flagellar basal-body rod protein FlgF, with the protein product MDRMIYLSMAGAKAAMQRQDVLSHNLANVSTNGFRAELQAFRAVPVRGDGATTRAYALETTIGYNDAPGVINATGRNLDVAMQGNAWLAVQGLDGTEAYTRAGALDVNAEGLLVLRNGLQVLGDGGPINVPPDSTLQIGSDGTLTAKLPTGNPVNVGRLKLVTPEAKMTRGEDGLFRAADGDLPADPAARLQDGALEGSNVSAVETMVSMIAAARQFEQQMKLLQIAQTQGQQSAKLLGTT
- the flgE gene encoding flagellar hook protein FlgE, whose translation is MSFQQGLSGLNASSKNLEVIGNNVANANTFGVKASRAEFADMYATALNGAGTNNVGIGTTLQAVAQQFTQGNITTTENPMDMAINGAGFFQLSDGKSPTMYTRNGQFKVDRTGYIVNNDGLQLLGYPADGTGVIQPGLAQPLQLPTKGIDPKVSANIKMEFNLDSRAKPTAPKDAAGTEITGITLNNPATYNNATSMTVFDAKGQPVALTLYFQRAATRDAAGNTVYNVYATANGTPVKVDAAGNPIALDANNNPTTPYTQMTFLPQGGKPVSPSTKLNLQVPPGVNAAGAPTLGIPIDQTVTTTPGIAFDILGATENGSTFAVTDLSQDGYAPGQLSGIVVESNGIVTARYSNGESKPAGQVELATFRNPQGLQPLGGNVWARTFTSGDPVVGTPTDGNMGKLQAGALEESNIDLTAELVNMVTAQRVYQANAQTIKTQDQVLQTLVNLR
- a CDS encoding flagellar hook assembly protein FlgD, coding for MDVTSLNQTLSNGKGTAVSKNAVDTQDRFLKLLVAQMQNQDPMNPLDNAQVTSQMAQIQTVSGISTLSKSIESLGSQFTQMQALQSVALVGRDVTLAGNNLVLSDVNGTKTGKGAYDLAGAADRVRLEVLSPSGSVIDTKELGAQSAGLQKFEWPADKAVGYDNLKFRVVATRSGKDVATTAYATDKVVAINTNGARFQVKLAGMGMVDYSAVKLID
- the flgC gene encoding flagellar basal body rod protein FlgC → MSMFQIFGISGSAVSAQSQRLNVVASNLANADTVAGPDGQAYKARQTVFQTALLGAGNNLGTAGVRVSQITEDQSPGRRVHDPKHPQADAEGYVTYSNVNSVEEMVNMISASRSYQNNVEVMSTAKNLLLKTLQMGQS
- the flgB gene encoding flagellar basal body rod protein FlgB; this encodes MINRLTDALNFQAQALSLRSERQRQLASNIANADTPGYQARDMDFARALREATGTAAVPGALNTTSAGHMAPLAGARGDSEKLYSTAAQTNLDSNSVDMDRERANFVDNTVKYEATLRFINGSVRTTLDAMKSHNAA
- the flgA gene encoding flagellar basal body P-ring formation chaperone FlgA; this translates as MDQNAQAPAGAPQHRRPSPRRARLALALLLTGGGLAAQAQQAQVLAPELLSHVQQLALSGARAGAPDGARVEVQLGQLDARLRLAPCRQVQPYLPPGLRMWGKTRIGLRCLDGAQAGSGAARWNVTLPVRVLVHARAVVAAQALPAGTVLAPELLQTAEVDIAGEGGQVFMEIAALEGRSLQHPLTPGEAVRSTDLKARRWFAVGERVQVLASGPGYAISGEAQALEPGLEGQEVRVRFENGRTVTGRAVGERRVEVFL
- the flgM gene encoding flagellar biosynthesis anti-sigma factor FlgM, with the protein product MEINMKIGNSPEKMASTPVGTNGAADAARPGAKPAASTAAGKGPEASAQINLSSTANAMLSGVPGDGSFDAEKVGRISQAISEGRFSINADAIADKLIANAQEMLSRAAPH
- a CDS encoding DUF1841 family protein; translated protein: MFAPSQIEVRRFFCATYRKLRDGSPLIPMEALAARWIDEHPEYHAELADEEAAVNAVYTVEEGRTNPFLHLSMHLTISEQHSIDQPTGIRQALDLLAARRNSAHEAQHAAMDCLGEMIWASQRSGLPPDGHAYLDCVRRKATS